A part of Synchiropus splendidus isolate RoL2022-P1 chromosome 19, RoL_Sspl_1.0, whole genome shotgun sequence genomic DNA contains:
- the gas7a gene encoding growth arrest-specific protein 7a isoform X2 has product MMEASFDTEESFDDPSCLAPQAPGSVSPAKRQIKEVKETKTTINCVTFPLPGEGPEQQLLKPNEWSYCDYFWTDKKDPQGTTSVAGVEVILQKQLKGKQMQKEMAEFIHERIKIEEEYAKNLSKLSLSPLAAQEEGTLGEAWTQLKKSLHDEAEVHLKFSNKLHSEVEKPLLTFRGEHFKKDLKKYDHHIADLRKQLASRYGGVEKARKALADRQKDLEVKTQQLEIKLSNKTEEDIKKARRKSTQAGDDLMRCVDLYNQAQCKWFEEMVTSTMELEKLEVERIEWIQQHLRQYTTLRHETDMFNQSTVEPVDQLLQSVDPAKDRELWVKEHKTGEVRPVDLDI; this is encoded by the exons ATGATGGAAGCCAGCTTTGACACCGAAGAGAGTTTTGATGATCCCTCCTGTCTCGCTCCACAGGCTCCTGGATCCGTGTCGCCGGCCAAGAGGCAGAtcaaggaggtgaaggagaccAAGACCACT ATCAACTGTGTGACGTTCCCGCTGCCAGGGGAGGgtccagagcagcagctgctaaAGCCCAATGAATGGAGCTACTGTGACTACTTCTGG ACGGACAAGAAAGACCCACAGGGCACCACGTCCGTGGCGGGCGTGGAGGTCATCCTGCAGAAGCAGCTGAAGGGCAAGCAGATGCAGAAGGAGATGGCCGAGTTCATCCATGAGAG GATAAAGATTGAGGAGGAGTACGCCAAGAATCTGTCCAAGCTGTCTCTGAGTCCTCTGGCCGCTCAGGAAGAAGG GACTTTGGGTGAAGCCTGGACTCAGCTGAAGAAAAGTCTCCACGATGAAGCTGAAGTTCATCTAAAATTCTCCAACAAG CTTCACTCAGAGGTGGAGAAGCCCCTGCTGACGTTCAGAGGAGAGCACTTCAAGAAGGACCTGAAGAAGTATGACCACCACATCGCTGACCTGAGGAAACAGCTGGCCAGTCGTTATGGCGGCGTGGAGAAG gCTCGTAAAGCTCTGGCCGACAGACAGAAAGACCTGGAGGTGAAGACGCAGCAGCTGGAGATCAAACTGAGCAACAAGACAGAAGAGGACATCAAAAAAGCCCGACGGAAATCCACAcaagcag GAGACGACCTGATGCGCTGTGTGGATCTGTACAACCAGGCTCAGTGCAAGTGGTTCGAGGAAATGGTCACCagcaccatg gagctggagaagctggaggtggaACGCATCGAGTGGATCCAGCAGCACCTGCGTCAGTACACGACGCTGAGACACGAGACTGACATGTTCAACCAGAGT ACGGTGGAGCCGGTGGATCAGCTGCTTCAGTCCGTGGACCCCGCCAAGGACCGAGAACTCTGGGTCAAGGAACACAAGACCGGCGAGGTCCGGCCCGTGGATTTGGACATCTAG
- the LOC128750691 gene encoding dehydrogenase/reductase SDR family member 7C-B-like isoform X1, with protein sequence MSVEMEANVTVPESLWEKLQEMDPTWTTTVLLVPCVVVLTAGFFYIYGLVTGFLSKTCVRNKVVVLSDATSKLGKGERSVEDECCSVMRWFFFSSAPVCASVFHKGGARLILCGKSWDKLEELAEDLTGSSDPSVTFPPKLVLLDFSDMLSLPEAIVDVLDCYGCLDVIILNNSLKVKAPAQNLSLEMDKLLMDNNYFGPATLVKGVLPSMMSRRTGHLILVNSIQGKLAVPFRSAYAASKHAVQAFFDCLRAEVEEFGISVSTINHTFISASDATEASTRKSFWSWFFIMRPHGVSPGEAAAEIAKTLGNKRKEVVIAPTLPKVAVYARSFFPNLFFALMAAGVNHANVSVAS encoded by the exons ATGAGTGTAGAGATGGAGGCCAATGTAACGGTGCCAGAGAGCCTGTGG GAAAAACTGCAGGAGATGGACCCGACCTGGACCACCACCGTCCTGCTGGTGCCCTGTGTGGTTGTGTTGACGGCCGGCTTCTTCTACATCTACGGCCTTGTCACTGGCTTCTTGTCCAAAACATGTGTTCGCAACAAGGTGGTGGTTCTGTCTGACGCCACGTCCAAGCTGGGGAAAGGTGAGAGGAGTGTTGAAGATGAGTGCTGCTCCGTGATGCGAtggtttttcttctcctccgctCCAGTATGTGCAAGTGTCTTTCACAAAGGAGGCGCCAGGTTGATTCTCTGTGGCAAGAGCTGGGACAAACTGGAGGAACTGGCTGAGGACTTGACAGGTTCTTCGGATCCCAGCGTG ACCTTCCCGCCAAAGCTGGTGCTGCTGGATTTCAGCGATATGCTGAGTTTGCCCGAGGCCATCGTAGATGTGCTAGACTGTTACGGCTGTCTGGACGTGATCATCCTCAACAACAGTCTGAAGGTCAAAGCTCCTGCCCAGAATCTGTCGCTGGAGATGGACAAGCTGCTTATGGACAACAACTACTTTGGACCGGCCACTCTGGTCAAAG GAGTGCTGCCGTCCATGATGTCCAGGAGAACCGGTCACCTGATCCTGGTCAACAGCATTCAAGGAAAACTGGCCGTGCCGTTCCGCTCCGCAT ACGCCGCATCCAAACACGCCGTCCAGGCTTTCTTCGACTGTCTGAGggctgaggtggaggagtttGGCATCTCTGTCAGCACCATCAACCACACGTTCATCAGCGCGTCAGACGCGACCGAGGCCTCCACCCGCAAATCCTTCTGGTCCT GGTTCTTCATCATGAGGCCTCACGGCGTGTCTCCTGgcgaagcagccgctgagatcGCCAAGACTTTAGGCAACAAGAGAAAGGAAGTGGTGATCGCACCGACGCTTCCTAAAGTGGCCGTCTACGCTCGCTCCTTCTTCCCCAACCTCTTCTTCGCCTTGATGGCCGCCGGAGTGAATCACGCCAACGTCTCAGTGGCATCGTGA
- the rcvrna gene encoding recoverin a: MGNTRSSALSKELLDELKSNTKYSEAELCTWYNSFLKECPSGKISKQQFESIYASFFPNADPTAYARHVFRSFDTNADGTLDFKEYIVALHLTSGGKTLQKLEWAFALYDVDGNGTISKNEIQEIVRSIFNMIPTGDQQNLPEDEDTPEKRAEKIWNFFGKKENDKLTEGEFIQGVMDNKDILRLIQYDEPQKIKEKLKEKKQ; encoded by the exons ATGGGCAACACCAGAAGCAGCGCTCTTTCCAAGGAGCTTCTGGATGAGCTCAAATCCAACACAAAGTATTCAGAGGCGGAACTTTGCACCTGGTACAACTCCTTTCTGAAGGAGTGCCCCAGTGGGAAGATAAGCAAGCAGCAGTTTGAGAGCATCTACGCCAGCTTTTTTCCCAATGCGGACCCCACAGCGTACGCTCGCCACGTGTTCCGGAGCTTCGACACCAACGCAGATGGCACACTGGACTTTAAGGAGTACATTGTTGCCCTACACCTGACCTCAGGTGGGAAGACCCTGCAGAAGCTGGAGTGGGCCTTTGCTCTCTATGACGTGGACGGGAATGGAACCATCAGCAAAAACGAAATCCAGGAGATTGTCCGG TCAATATTCAACATGATTCCAACTGGCGACCAACAAAACCTCCCTGAAGACGAAGACACGCCAGAGAAGAGGGCGGAAAAAATCTGGAACTTTTTTGGGAAGAAGGAAAACG ACAAGCTAACAGAGGGAGAGTTCATCCAGGGCGTGATGGACAACAAGGACATTTTGCGTCTGATCCAGTACGACGAGCCGCAGAAGATCAAGGAGaaactgaaagagaagaagcaaTGA
- the LOC128750691 gene encoding dehydrogenase/reductase SDR family member 7C-B-like isoform X3, with the protein MSVEMEANVTVPESLWEKLQEMDPTWTTTVLLVPCVVVLTAGFFYIYGLVTGFLSKTCVRNKVVVLSDATSKLGKVCASVFHKGGARLILCGKSWDKLEELAEDLTGSSDPSVTFPPKLVLLDFSDMLSLPEAIVDVLDCYGCLDVIILNNSLKVKAPAQNLSLEMDKLLMDNNYFGPATLVKGVLPSMMSRRTGHLILVNSIQGKLAVPFRSAYAASKHAVQAFFDCLRAEVEEFGISVSTINHTFISASDATEASTRKSFWSWFFIMRPHGVSPGEAAAEIAKTLGNKRKEVVIAPTLPKVAVYARSFFPNLFFALMAAGVNHANVSVAS; encoded by the exons ATGAGTGTAGAGATGGAGGCCAATGTAACGGTGCCAGAGAGCCTGTGG GAAAAACTGCAGGAGATGGACCCGACCTGGACCACCACCGTCCTGCTGGTGCCCTGTGTGGTTGTGTTGACGGCCGGCTTCTTCTACATCTACGGCCTTGTCACTGGCTTCTTGTCCAAAACATGTGTTCGCAACAAGGTGGTGGTTCTGTCTGACGCCACGTCCAAGCTGGGGAAAG TATGTGCAAGTGTCTTTCACAAAGGAGGCGCCAGGTTGATTCTCTGTGGCAAGAGCTGGGACAAACTGGAGGAACTGGCTGAGGACTTGACAGGTTCTTCGGATCCCAGCGTG ACCTTCCCGCCAAAGCTGGTGCTGCTGGATTTCAGCGATATGCTGAGTTTGCCCGAGGCCATCGTAGATGTGCTAGACTGTTACGGCTGTCTGGACGTGATCATCCTCAACAACAGTCTGAAGGTCAAAGCTCCTGCCCAGAATCTGTCGCTGGAGATGGACAAGCTGCTTATGGACAACAACTACTTTGGACCGGCCACTCTGGTCAAAG GAGTGCTGCCGTCCATGATGTCCAGGAGAACCGGTCACCTGATCCTGGTCAACAGCATTCAAGGAAAACTGGCCGTGCCGTTCCGCTCCGCAT ACGCCGCATCCAAACACGCCGTCCAGGCTTTCTTCGACTGTCTGAGggctgaggtggaggagtttGGCATCTCTGTCAGCACCATCAACCACACGTTCATCAGCGCGTCAGACGCGACCGAGGCCTCCACCCGCAAATCCTTCTGGTCCT GGTTCTTCATCATGAGGCCTCACGGCGTGTCTCCTGgcgaagcagccgctgagatcGCCAAGACTTTAGGCAACAAGAGAAAGGAAGTGGTGATCGCACCGACGCTTCCTAAAGTGGCCGTCTACGCTCGCTCCTTCTTCCCCAACCTCTTCTTCGCCTTGATGGCCGCCGGAGTGAATCACGCCAACGTCTCAGTGGCATCGTGA
- the LOC128750691 gene encoding dehydrogenase/reductase SDR family member 7C-B-like isoform X2, giving the protein MDPTWTTTVLLVPCVVVLTAGFFYIYGLVTGFLSKTCVRNKVVVLSDATSKLGKGERSVEDECCSVMRWFFFSSAPVCASVFHKGGARLILCGKSWDKLEELAEDLTGSSDPSVTFPPKLVLLDFSDMLSLPEAIVDVLDCYGCLDVIILNNSLKVKAPAQNLSLEMDKLLMDNNYFGPATLVKGVLPSMMSRRTGHLILVNSIQGKLAVPFRSAYAASKHAVQAFFDCLRAEVEEFGISVSTINHTFISASDATEASTRKSFWSWFFIMRPHGVSPGEAAAEIAKTLGNKRKEVVIAPTLPKVAVYARSFFPNLFFALMAAGVNHANVSVAS; this is encoded by the exons ATGGACCCGACCTGGACCACCACCGTCCTGCTGGTGCCCTGTGTGGTTGTGTTGACGGCCGGCTTCTTCTACATCTACGGCCTTGTCACTGGCTTCTTGTCCAAAACATGTGTTCGCAACAAGGTGGTGGTTCTGTCTGACGCCACGTCCAAGCTGGGGAAAGGTGAGAGGAGTGTTGAAGATGAGTGCTGCTCCGTGATGCGAtggtttttcttctcctccgctCCAGTATGTGCAAGTGTCTTTCACAAAGGAGGCGCCAGGTTGATTCTCTGTGGCAAGAGCTGGGACAAACTGGAGGAACTGGCTGAGGACTTGACAGGTTCTTCGGATCCCAGCGTG ACCTTCCCGCCAAAGCTGGTGCTGCTGGATTTCAGCGATATGCTGAGTTTGCCCGAGGCCATCGTAGATGTGCTAGACTGTTACGGCTGTCTGGACGTGATCATCCTCAACAACAGTCTGAAGGTCAAAGCTCCTGCCCAGAATCTGTCGCTGGAGATGGACAAGCTGCTTATGGACAACAACTACTTTGGACCGGCCACTCTGGTCAAAG GAGTGCTGCCGTCCATGATGTCCAGGAGAACCGGTCACCTGATCCTGGTCAACAGCATTCAAGGAAAACTGGCCGTGCCGTTCCGCTCCGCAT ACGCCGCATCCAAACACGCCGTCCAGGCTTTCTTCGACTGTCTGAGggctgaggtggaggagtttGGCATCTCTGTCAGCACCATCAACCACACGTTCATCAGCGCGTCAGACGCGACCGAGGCCTCCACCCGCAAATCCTTCTGGTCCT GGTTCTTCATCATGAGGCCTCACGGCGTGTCTCCTGgcgaagcagccgctgagatcGCCAAGACTTTAGGCAACAAGAGAAAGGAAGTGGTGATCGCACCGACGCTTCCTAAAGTGGCCGTCTACGCTCGCTCCTTCTTCCCCAACCTCTTCTTCGCCTTGATGGCCGCCGGAGTGAATCACGCCAACGTCTCAGTGGCATCGTGA
- the gas7a gene encoding growth arrest-specific protein 7a isoform X1, whose translation MPNHVTNYRAGQDRLISWTVGGHMGLDSMSRSRHRSIDFKTVWTGTDLVMAAKAPGSVSPAKRQIKEVKETKTTINCVTFPLPGEGPEQQLLKPNEWSYCDYFWTDKKDPQGTTSVAGVEVILQKQLKGKQMQKEMAEFIHERIKIEEEYAKNLSKLSLSPLAAQEEGTLGEAWTQLKKSLHDEAEVHLKFSNKLHSEVEKPLLTFRGEHFKKDLKKYDHHIADLRKQLASRYGGVEKARKALADRQKDLEVKTQQLEIKLSNKTEEDIKKARRKSTQAGDDLMRCVDLYNQAQCKWFEEMVTSTMELEKLEVERIEWIQQHLRQYTTLRHETDMFNQSTVEPVDQLLQSVDPAKDRELWVKEHKTGEVRPVDLDI comes from the exons ATGCCAAACCATGTGACTAATTACAGAGCAGGGCAGGACCGTCTCATATCCTGGACAGTTGGGGGACATATGGGTCTGGATTCCATGTCTCGGAGTCGGCACCGGTCGATTGACTTCAAAACCGTCTGGACTGGGACTGATCTGGTCATGGCAGCAAAG GCTCCTGGATCCGTGTCGCCGGCCAAGAGGCAGAtcaaggaggtgaaggagaccAAGACCACT ATCAACTGTGTGACGTTCCCGCTGCCAGGGGAGGgtccagagcagcagctgctaaAGCCCAATGAATGGAGCTACTGTGACTACTTCTGG ACGGACAAGAAAGACCCACAGGGCACCACGTCCGTGGCGGGCGTGGAGGTCATCCTGCAGAAGCAGCTGAAGGGCAAGCAGATGCAGAAGGAGATGGCCGAGTTCATCCATGAGAG GATAAAGATTGAGGAGGAGTACGCCAAGAATCTGTCCAAGCTGTCTCTGAGTCCTCTGGCCGCTCAGGAAGAAGG GACTTTGGGTGAAGCCTGGACTCAGCTGAAGAAAAGTCTCCACGATGAAGCTGAAGTTCATCTAAAATTCTCCAACAAG CTTCACTCAGAGGTGGAGAAGCCCCTGCTGACGTTCAGAGGAGAGCACTTCAAGAAGGACCTGAAGAAGTATGACCACCACATCGCTGACCTGAGGAAACAGCTGGCCAGTCGTTATGGCGGCGTGGAGAAG gCTCGTAAAGCTCTGGCCGACAGACAGAAAGACCTGGAGGTGAAGACGCAGCAGCTGGAGATCAAACTGAGCAACAAGACAGAAGAGGACATCAAAAAAGCCCGACGGAAATCCACAcaagcag GAGACGACCTGATGCGCTGTGTGGATCTGTACAACCAGGCTCAGTGCAAGTGGTTCGAGGAAATGGTCACCagcaccatg gagctggagaagctggaggtggaACGCATCGAGTGGATCCAGCAGCACCTGCGTCAGTACACGACGCTGAGACACGAGACTGACATGTTCAACCAGAGT ACGGTGGAGCCGGTGGATCAGCTGCTTCAGTCCGTGGACCCCGCCAAGGACCGAGAACTCTGGGTCAAGGAACACAAGACCGGCGAGGTCCGGCCCGTGGATTTGGACATCTAG
- the LOC128750727 gene encoding protein NATD1-like yields the protein MLAVLPIEMALKIPFRLSGCTLRTTLSPASFTSRSCSSLRVEHDRLNRRFTVSPGSGAGPQDQAVLLYRFTADKQVDLMSTFVPETFRGQGVAALLSKAAMDFLAEEDLKANVSCWYIQKFIDEHPQNKYQDLLLND from the exons ATGCTTGCTGTGCTTCCCATCGAAATGGCGTTGAAAATACCTTTCCGGCTGTCTGGGTGCACCTTAAGGACAACGCTTTCTCCTGCTTCATTCACTTCACGGAGCTGTAGTAGCTTGAGGGTGGAACACGACCGACTGAATCGCCGCTTCACGGTCTCTCCTGGCAGCGGGGCAG GGCCCCAGGATCAGGCAGTTCTGCTCTACAGGTTCACTGCGGACAAGCAGGTGGACCTCATGTCCACGTTTGTACCCGAGACCTTTCGGGGTCAAGGTGTCGCAGCGCTGCTCTCAAAG GCTGCCATGGACTTCCTGGCGGAAGAGGACCTGAAGGCTAACGTGTCCTGTTGGTACATACAGAAGTTCATTGATGAACACCCACAGAACAAGTACCAGGATCTGCTGCTGAACGACTGA
- the LOC128750704 gene encoding germ cell-specific gene 1-like protein, protein MRLERGRRASLALTLNFVAFAFALSAVTTSYWCEGTRKVAKPFCTGPPLKVKQWFCIRFNSSNVNDTRLVQYIFETGEEKFLLRKFHTGIFFSCEQAADMNGFDCRDFSEIAPEHERGVLWLCIVAETLYLSLLFMGGALMTLEQCPCFSIMNKLKLSAFAALCTALSGLCGMVAHMMFTTIFQLAVAMGPEDWRPKTWDYSWSYALAWSSFGTCMASAVTALNRYTKTIIEFKYKRRNIEKSLLVKQKMVDLDLPEQMWDLYLTAEAPLEPPANGHKPTSGITYVVEVDDPPDPQGEAYC, encoded by the exons ATGAGGCTGGAGCGTGGACGGCGGGCTTCTCTGGCGCTCACGCTCAACTTTGTGGCGTTTGCTTTTGCCTTATCAGCGGTGACCACCAGCTACTGGTGCGAGGGGACGAGGAAAGTGGCCAAACCCTTCTGCACGGGGCCGCCGTTGAAGGTCAAGCAGTGGTTCTGCATCCGCTTCAACAGCTCCAACGTCAACGACACCAGGCTGGTCCAGTACATTTTTGAGACCGGCGAGGAGAAGTTCCTTCTCAGGAAGTTCCACACGGGTATCTTCTTCTCCTGTGAGCAAGCGGCTGACATGAACG GGTTCGACTGCCGGGACTTCTCCGAAATAGCCCCGGAGCACGAGAGAG GCGTCCTCTGGTTGTGTATCGTGGCAGAGACGCTGTACCTCTCCCTTCTCTTCATGGGTGGTGCCCTGATGACGCTGGAGCAATGTCCCTGCTTCAGCATCATGAACAAGCTGAAGCTCAGTGCCTTCGCCGCCTTGTGCACAGCTTTGTCAG GTCTCTGTGGGATGGTGGCTCACATGATGTTCACCACCATCTTTCAACTGGCTGTGGCCATGGGACCGGAGGACTGGAGACCCAAGACCTGGGACTACAGCTGGTCCTACGC GCTTGCATGGAGCTCATTCGGCACCTGCATGGCCTCCGCTGTGACAGCACTGAACCGCTACACCAAGACGATCATCGAGTTCAAATACAAGCGGCGGAACATCGAGAAGAGCCTGCTGGTCAAGCAGAAGATGGTGGACCTGGATCTGCCCGAGCAGATGTGGGACCTGTATCTGACTGCAGAGGCACCACTGGAGCCGCCTGCCAATGGACACAAGCCGACGTCAGGGATTACGTACGTGGTGGAGGTGGACGACCCGCCTGACCCACAGGGAGAGGCGTACTGCTGA